Genomic window (Sphingosinicella microcystinivorans):
GCATCGCCATGCTGCCGACGTTCATCGCCTCGCCGGCAATCTCGAGCGGCGCGGTGGACGTCGTGCTCGGCGAATGGACGCGGGGCGAAACCGGACTTTACGCGGTCATGCCGCCGGGGCGCAGCGCGACCGCGCGGGTGCGGGCGCTCGTCGATTTTCTCGCCGCCCGCTTCGGCCCCGAACCGACGTGGGATCCCTGCTGGGAAGCGACGAAAGCCGCTCGCTAGAGCAGGCTGCATGATTCCGGAAGCGCGCAGCCTGCTCTATCCCTTTGTGGTCGCATCGTTCTTCGCGGAAAACCGGTTCCCACTTTTCCGCGCGATGCTCTAGCCGCGACCCTGCCCGCGCCAGCGGTGGATGGTGCGGGAGAGGATACCCGCCTCGTCGCCTTCCTCGGTCCAGAGCTGGCTGAACAGCGGATCGTCAGACGCCGGGCGAAGCTGCGGCGCGAGATCGTCGAGCCGCACGCGGATCGGGATCGAGACGCCCTCGCCGCAGATGATACATTCGCGGTTGCGGAGCGCGGGGATCGAATCGAGGAAACCGCGCGCGCCTTCGGGCATGGCATTGCGCACGTACATCTGGTCGCGCTCGTTGTTGAGGCGCATGGAGATGATCGTGCCGCACTGCGAGAGCACGCCTTCGGCAAGGTCCGACGGGCGCTGCGTGATGAGGCCGAGCGAGACGCCGTATTTACGGCCTTCCTTGGCAATGCGCTCGAGGATCTTGCGTACCGCGACGCCCTTCGTTTCGCGGTCGGACGGCACGTAGCGGTGCGCCTCCTCGCAGACGAGCAGGATCGGCCGCTGCGGCTCCCGCCGCGCCCAGATCGCGTAGTCGAACACCATGCGCGCGAGCACCGCGACCACCACGGTCACGATGTCGGACGGCACGCCCGACAGGTCGACGATCGAGATCGGCTTGCCCTCTGCTGGAAGCCGGAAGATCTTGGAGAGGAACGGCGCCATCGAATCCGAAACGAGCAGGCCGTTGAACATGAAATTGTAGCGCGGGTCGCTCTTCAACTCCTCGATCTTGGTCTTGAGCCGCATATAGGGCCCGAGGTCGCTCGCCTTGTCGAGCTTGCCCATCTGCGCCTGGATGGCGCCGAGCAGGTCCGAAAGCAGGTAGGGCACGGGCGAATCGACCGTCATCTTGCCGAGCGATTCGGCGATGCGGCTCTTGGAGCGGGCGGCGAGCAGGCACTTGGCCAGCACGTCCATGTCCTTCTCGCGCTCCGAACCGTCGGTGGTGATGAAGACCTCGCAGTGCTCCTCGAAGTTCATCAACCAGTAGGGGAGGTTGAGGTTGTCGACGTTGAAGATCATGCCGTTCGAGCTGAACGCGGCGGCATATTCGCCGTGCGGATCGAGCATCATGATGTGGCCCCTCGGCGCCTTCTCAACGATGCGGTGCAGGATCAGCGCGGCGCTCGTCGATTTGCCGGTACCGGTTGAGCCGAGCAGCGCGAAATGCTTGCCGAGCATCGAATCGATGAGCAGCGCGCCGCGCACGTCCTCCGTGGGATACACGGTGCCGATCTCGATGTGCGGCCGGTCCTCCGCCGCGAACACCAGCACGAGGTCGGCGCGCGAGACGGTGAACACATCGTCGCCCGGCACCGGATAGCGCGTCACGCCGCGGCGGAACGCCTTCATCGAACCGGTGGCGGGGTCCTCGGGCCCTTCGCCGAGGAAGTCGACGTGCGAGAGGATGACATCGTTCGCCTCGTCCATGCGCATGTCGCGCACGTTGCCGAGCAGCCAGAGGTCGCCGACGCGCATCTTCACCTGGCTGCCCACCTGCCCCGACATGGCGACGGTTGCGTCCTCGTGGCCTGCGATCGCCTTCAGCTGCGTGGGCTCGAGGCTGCAGATCGCGGAACCGCCGGCAATTTCCCGCACGCGGCCGATCACGCACGTGCTCGGCAGGCTGGCCGTCTTTTCGGGCTGCATGAAGACGTTGTGACCATCGGCCGGCGAGGGTGTTACCGGCATGAACGACTGATCCAAGACGCGCTCCTTCACTGCGATAAGGCTTTGCCGCAGAGGTCTAGCAGTGAAGGGATAAGGAAGCGTTTACCGCCGCGTGAAAAGCCCGGCGAGCCAGCCGAGCAGCAGTGCCAGCACGACCGCGAGCAGTCCGTAGGAGAAGCTGTGCTCCTCTGCGGCGACGGAGACCTGCCGCTCGAACCCCGACTTGTCGATGCTGATCTCGCGCATCGCGCTCGCCACCACCTTGCCATCGTCGATCAGGTGGATCTCGACCGTGTAGTTGCCGACGGGAACCTGGCTCGGGATCTGGATCCGGGCGCGATAGAGCACGTTTTCGGTAAGCTCGACCCCCTGCGCGTCGTCCGCATACAGGCCCTCGCGGCGGCGGAGGCTCAGGAACCCCCGCTCGAACGTGCGGATTTCAGCGGCGTCACCGGATACCGGCGAGAGCTGGAGATGCGACAGGCCCAGCTCGTAGATCGCCGCGGTCTCGTCGTCGACGAGCTCCGAGATCGGGCGCGTCGTCGCAACGCTGTAGAACGATGGCGCGGTTTCGAAGCGCACGGAGCTGGTGTTGATCCAGATGCCGGCGACACGCGCCTTGCGCCGCACCGTCAGCGCTTCCGGCGGTCCGCGCACGATCACGGCGATGTCGGGGCGCTCGTCGGGAGTCTGCCCGCCCGGGTACTGGATCGCGCCGAAAATCAGCAGCTCGGCACCGGCGAAGCTGTAGACGATGTCGATCTGGCTGTGGCTGATATCGGTGATCAGCCGCGGCGGCGCGGCCGCCGACAGCAGCAGGAGCATCAGGGGCAGGAACAGCCGCTTCATTCGGCATAGACCGAATAGAGTTCGCTCGGTGTCCAGGTGAGGCCGACGAGCAGGCGGATCGCGACCGCGATGACGAGCAGGGCAAGCGCGAAACGCAGCTTTTCAGGGGGCAGCCGCTGCGCCATGCGCGCGCCGATCTGCGCGCCGACGACGCCGCCGATGAGGAGCATCAGCGCGAGCACGATGTCCACCGTCTTCGACTGCACGGCGTGCAGCAGCGTGATGATCGACGTGGTGAACACGATCTGGAACAGCGACGTGCCGACCACCACCGACACCGACATGCCGAGCAGGTAGATCATCGCCGGCACCATGATGAAGCCGCCGCCGATACCCATGATGAAGGTGAGGATGCCGACGATCACGCCGATGCCGAACGGGGCGAGCGGCGAGATGTAGAGGCCCGACTTGTAGAAGCGCATCTTCCACGGCAGCGCCGCGATGAGCGGGATGTGGGGATGCAGCTTCACGCGGCGGATCTCGCCGGCGCGCGCGCGCCGCAGCGTCTGCCACGATTCCACGAGCATCAGCCCGCCCATCGTCGACAGGAAGACCACGTAGATCAGCGAGATGGAGATATCGATCTGGCCGATCTTCTGGAGCAGCTTGAAGAGGTAGGAGCCGATCCCGGACCCCACCACGCCGCCCGCCACGATCACTGCCCCCATCTTCGGATCGACGCCGCCGCGCCGCCAATGGGCAAGCGCGCCCGACACGCTCGATCCGGTGATCTGCGTGGCGGACGACGCCACCGCGATCGCCGGCGGAATCCCGTAGAAGATCAGCATCGGCGTGGTCAGGAATCCGCCACCGACACCGAACATGCCGGACAGGACGCCGACCAGAACGCCGAAGCCCACGATCACCAACGCATTGACGCTGAGCTCGGCGATCGGAAGGTAGATGTCCATGCTCTCCTGATTACCCAAGCCGGGAGTCGCCCGCCACCACCTTTGGCGTTTCCGGGTGGTGGGTCCCCAACAAAATTGCGATCGTGCATATCGGTGCAAGGAACGGAACGCCGTCCCTTCCGGTCGGGCCTATTCTCGCGGGCATCACCGGAAAGAGGAGCAGGACATGACCGACATCGACAGGCCAGGCGACGCGGATACATTCTGGAACGCCGTGGCGGCGCGTAATCGCGGCTACGACGGCCGCTTCGTCTATGCCGTGAAGCGCACCGGGGTCTATTGCCGCCCGTCGTGCCCGGCGCGGACGCCGAAGCGGGAGAACGTGCGCTTCTACGCGAACGGCGCGGCGGCCGAAGCGGACGGCTACAGGGCCTGTTTGCGCTGCCGTCCCGGCGCTCCGGAGGGACACGACCCCGCGGCGGACAAGATGGCGGCGCTCGCACGCTATATCGAGGCGCACGCGGACGCGCCGCTGCCGCTCGCCCGTCTGGCGGAGGTCGCCGGGCTCAGCAGCTTTCAGGTGCAGCGGACGTTCACCGCGATCATCGGCGTCAGCCCGAAGGCGTTCCAGACCGCGCTCAGGATGAAACGGCTGAAGGCCGGCCTGAAGGAGGGCGACGGCGTTGCCGGCGCGATCTTCGAGGCGGGCTTCGGGTCCACCAGCCGCGCCTACGAACGCGCCGGCGGACATCTCGGCATGACGCCCGCAGTTTACCGCGCTGGCGGCGCAGGGGAGGTAATCGCGTGGGCGTGCCGTCCCACCGGCCTTGGCCTTCTGCTGATGGCGGCGACGTCGCGCGGCGTCTGCGCGGTGGATTTCGGCGACGACGAAAATACGCTCGTGGATCGGTTGAGAGCCGAATTCCCGCGCGCCGTGATCGAGCCGTCGGATGCGGCTGCATCGCCGCAGCTCGATGCGTGGATCGACGCGCTCCGGGCGCATCTCTCGGACGGAGCGCCGCATCCCGATATCCCCGTCGATCTGCGCGGCACGGCATTCCAGATGAAGGTATGGCGCTTTCTGTTGAGCGTGCCGAGCGGCAGCGTGGTGTCCTATGCGGAGGTTGCCACCGGCATCGGCGTGCCGCGCGCGGTGCGCGCTGCGGCATCGGCTTGCGGCGCAAACAGGGTCGCCGTTCTCGTGCCCTGCCACCGCGTCCTCCGCGGCGACGGCGGGATCGGCGGCTATCGCTGGGGCGTGGAGCGGAAACGCGCCCTGCTGGCTGCGGAACGGCGGAGAGGACGAGCGGCCTGACCCGTGCGGCAACCGTCCTGCCGCGACCCTATCAGATTTTGCGTATCACAACTCCGCAAATCCTGTTAGCTTCCGGGTCGCACTCAGGGGGGAGATGGGCGGCGTGCGTATGCGCGAGCTTGAACGGCTGACGGGAGTGGGACGGGAAACCATCCGCTTCTATATCCGCGAGGGTTTGCTGCCCGAGCCGGACCGGGCGAGCGCGAACAGCGCCTTCTACAACGAAATGCATGTCGTGCGGCTGAGGGCGATCAAGCGGCTTCAGGAGGAGCGCTTCCTGCCGCTCGCGATCATTCGCACGCTGCTCGACGCGGAGGATGGCGACCGCTGGCTTCATGCCGACGCCTTTCCCGATCTCGATGCCATGTTGCGCGCCCGGCTCGATACCGGCGGCGACGGCGGGACGCTGGAAGAGCTTGCGGAACAGACCGGCCTTTCGATCGAGGAACTCGGCCGCGCGGCGGAGGAAGGCCTGCTCTGCCCCGACCTCGACGGTCGTTTCGGGCCGCGCAACCTCGCCATTGCGCGGTGCCTCAGGGAGCTGAACGCCATCGGCTTCACCGAAGCGCGCGGTTTTGTAGGTGTCGGCGCCATGTACGCACAGTTCATCGAGTGGCTCGTGGGGCAGGAGATGCGCCTGTTCTTCGAACACACCGCCGGCAAGATCGGCGACGATGAAGCGCTGGCGATGGCCGAGCGCGGCATCGCCACCGTCAACGAAATGCTGAGCCTGATGCGGACGCGGGAAATCCTCCGCCAGCTCGAAGCACGGCGCAGGATCGCCAACGACAACACATGATCCATTGGGAAGAGGGCACGTCATGGCTTTTTCGGACCTGTACCAGCTGACGCCGAGCGGCCCGAGCTGGAACATCGCGCAGGAGTTCCAGACGGTTTTCGACTTCGAATATTCCGACGACCGCGACGACCTGCTCGGCCTCTATGCCAAGGGCAAGAAGATGCAGTGGGATGCGGCCGAACGCATCGACTGGTCGCAGGATCTGGACTGGGAAAACCCGCAAGGTATGCCCGAACAGACCATCGGTATCTTCGGGTCGCCGATGTGGGAGAAGATGTCGCAGAAGGAACGCGTCGAGCTGCGCCGCAACATGCAGGCGTGGTCGGTCTCGCAGTTCCTGCACGGCGAGCAGGGCGCGCTCATCTGCTCGGCGAAGATCGTGCAGCAGGTGCCCGACCTCGAGGCGAAGTTCTACGCCTCCACGCAGACGATCGACGAGGCGCGGCACGTGGAGGCCTACAAGCGCCTCATCGAGAAGATCGGAATGAGCTATCCGATCACCGGCCCGCTCGCGACGCTGCTCGAGCAGGTGCTCGAAGACAAGCGCTGGGACATGACCTACCTCGGGATGCAGGTGGTGATCGAGGGGCTCGCGCTCGCCGCGTTCGCGGGCATCCGCGACATGTCGACCTCGCCGCTTGCGGGCGCCGTAAACGCTTACGTGATGCAGGACGAGGCGCGGCATGTCGCCTTCGGCCGACTCACCTTGCGCGAATATTATCCGCACCTTTCCGCGGCCGAGAAGAAGGAGCGAGAGGAGTTCCTCGTCGAGGCGTGCTACCACATGCGCGATCGGTTCCAGTCGCGCGAGGTCTACGAGACTCTCGGCTTCGACGCCGCCGAGTGCACGGCGTGGGCTGATGGGAGCGAAGGCACGCGCAACTTCCGCAATCACCTCTTCAACCGCATCGTCCCGGTCGTCGCCGACATCGGCCTGTGGGGCGAAACCGTGCAGCGCGGCTATGCGCAGATGGGCGTGCTCGATTACGTGAACGTCGATGTCGAGGCGCTGCAGGCGAACGACGAGAAGATCGCGCAGGATTTCGACGCCCGCCGCAAGAATATCGAGGCTGTCGCCGCGGCCGCGGCCGAATAGGTTCAGAACCGCGTGGCGATGGTGACGGCGGGGCCGCTCCCCGGCGCGGCCTCTCCGGCGATGCGGAACCTGTATTCGCCGCGAAGTTCGACCGTACCCTTGCCGATCCGCTGCGAGAGCTGTGCGCCGGGGCCGAGTTCGAGGCGCGATGCCGTCCGGGCTGTGCTGTCCTGGAGACTGCCCCACACGCCGCCGCCGAGCCCGAGACGCGTGCCCTTGCGCGCCGCGACCGGATAGAGCGCGAGCGCCTGCGCGCCCGCGAAGCCGTCTCGGCTGCGGGCGCCGACGATGCCGGCTTCGGCATAGGCGCTGAGATCGACCGGGAGCTTCGCGTCCGCCGCGTGCCACGCGCCGCCGGACACCCGGATGGCCCACGCATCGCGCGCCTCGCCGCCGATCGCGATCAGCCGCTCCGCGCCGATGGCCGGACCATCGCGGCCGAGCGGCATCCATGCCGCGCCGACCGCCGCCTGCGCGCTGCGCCGGTTGGGGTTCAGCCAGTCGTGCGCGAGCGCGATGCGGCCGAAGAGTTCGATCGGGCGCCGCGCCAGCGGATCGGGTGCGTAGCCGAAGCGGACGCCGCTCTGGCCGCCGCCGAGCAGCGGCCGGTCGCTGACGAAGCCGGCGCCGCCGCTTCGGATCAGGCTGTAGGCGTCCACGCGCCACGCCTTGCGCAGCGCCGCGAGCTCGGCCTGCCAGAGCGCGGCATTGGCATGGGCGGGATCGTCGGCGAGCGCGGCCTCGAATTGCCGGGCCGCGGTGCGGCGGTCTCCGGCCGCAAGCGCGGTATAGCCCGCCGCCGCGAAATCATACGCCGTCGGAGCCCCGCTCCGCACCGGCACCGACACGACGACCGGCGTGATTCCCGTGGCGATCACGGGCGATGCGGCGGGTCGGGGAAACGCCGTGACTGCCGGGAGTGCGCGCAGCGCCCGGCCCGGCTGAACCACGGGCATCGCGGCCTGCGAGGCTGCAACGGCGGTTCGCGTGGGGGAGACGGTTGCGAAAACACGGGTCGCTGCGGGAACAGCAGCAGGCGCAGGCCCGGCACGTGCGGCGAGCATGGCGGCAAAGGTTTCGCGCGCGGCTTCGAACCGCCACGTGGACCACAGCGCAAGCGCTGCCACCACGACACCGAAGGCGCGGACCGGACGCATCTATTCGTCCACCGCCGTTTGCGGGAAACGGTGCGCGGTCTTTTCCCAGACCGGGCGGGTCTTGCTGACGAGGCTGCGGACATAGCGCCTGCAGGCGCGGAGGGCGGCGAGGAAGTTTACGAAATTGGCGACGAAGGCGCGGGGGAGGGCGCGGAGCGCCTCGACGGGGCCATGTTGACGCCCAGTGAACAACATCCGCATGGCGAGCCGCCAGACGAGAAGCGCGGCCGTCAGCCGCAGCAGTCCGTCGAGCGCCGTGCCGCGCTCGACGACGGCGGGCAGCGCGCGCGCATCCGGCACCGTGCCCTTGAGGACGATCGCGGCGGCATAGGCGATCGCGGCGACGTAGGCGACGATCACGACGAGCGCGTTCAGCAGCGCCTTGCGGTCACGCAGCAGCATGTAGCGTGCGGCGACGCCGCCCTGCCAGCCGATGCGGTCCCAGCCGTGGAGCGCGATGCCGAGCAGCCAGCGCGACTTCTGGCGCACGGCGGCCTCAAGCGCCGCCGGGAAATGCTCGCGCGTCGTCACGTGCGCCGCGCCGCGCGTGCCCGGAATGCGCACGAACGCGGCCTTGCCGCCGCGCGCGTGGATGCGGTGGCCGAGCTCGTAGTCCTCGGTGAGCGACTCCGGGTCGAACGGCGCGCCGCCGAGCGCGTCGGCGATCCGGCCCATCATCTCCCGCTCGAAACCGCAGGCGACCCCCGCGGCGGGGACGGCCGCGCCGATCGCCTCGCGCACCACCATGTCCTTGGTGTGGCTCTCGGCGAACTCGTCGAGGTAATGCCCCGCGATCCAGCGCGAGGCCGGGTCGGCGAACGGCACGACGGGAAGCTGCACCATCGCCTTTGCCGGGATCAGGTAGTCGATGACGTCGAGCTCGCGCGCGTGCGCGACGTCCTCGGCGTCGTGCAGGACGATCGCCTTGAAGCGGACGCCGTGCGCGCGTTCGTAGCGCGCCATGCCGCGCCAGACCGCGTTCAGGCAGTCGGCCTTGGTCGTCGGGCCGGGGTGCGGCACCGTCATGGTCTCGACGCGGGGATCGCCGAGCGCGGCCACGGCGGCGTGTGTCGCCGCATCGTTCGGATAGATGCCGACGAAAACGCGGTAGTGCGGATGCCGCATCGTGCGCGTGAAGGTGGCGAGCATCGGCCCGATCACCTCGGCCTCGTCCCACGCGGGGACGAACACGGCGATGGGCGCATCGGCTGCCGGGCGCGCCGGGAGCGAACCGGCGTCGGCGCGCCGCCGGACGCGGTAGACGGTGAGGCGGCGCCAGACCTGCCGCGCGAAATAGAGGATGTCGAAAAGAAGATCGTCGAGGCTCGACACGGCAACGCCCGCCGCCGCGAGCAGCAGCAGCTCCCGCGTCAGCAGCCAGTATCCGGCCAGCCAGACGTACAAATCCCCCATGCGTGTGAACGATCCCCCCGTTCAGAAACGCAGGCGTAATGAAAGGTGTTCGCAGTGATTCTGCAAGCCTTTAATTTCTAAGGATTTGTGGCACTCGCCAAGCGGCCGCACCCGGCGTATATCTGCTTCCATGCAGCAGTATCTCGATCTTCTCGCCCGCGTCCGCCGCCACGGCACGGAGCGCGGCGACCGCACCGGCACGGGCACGCTCAGCGTCTTCGGGCACCAGATGCGCTTCGATCTCGCCGACGGTTTCCCGATGCTGACGACGAAGAAGCTGCACCTGAAATCCATCGTGCACGAGCTTCTGTGGTTCCTCTCGGGCGACACCAACATCCGCTACCTGAAGGAGAACGGCGTCTCCATCTGGGACGAGTGGGCGGACGGCGAGGGCGAGCTCGGCCCGGTCTACGGCAAGCAGTGGCGTCGCTGGGAAACGCCGGACGGGCGCGTCATCGACCAGATCGGGAACCTCGTGGAGGCGATCCGCCGCAATCCCGAATCGCGGCGGCTGATCGTCTCGGCGTGGAACGTCGCGGAGGTGGACAGCATGGCGCTGCCGCCCTGCCACTGCCTGTTCCAGTTCTACGTCGCCGAGGGGCGGCTCTCCTGCCAGCTCTACCAGCGCAGCGCCGACGTGTTCCTCGGCGTGCCGTTCAACATCGCCTCCTACGCGCTTCTCACGCAGATGATGGCGCAGGTGACGGGGCTGAAGCCCGGCGAGTTCGTCCACAGCTTCGGCGACGCGCACCTCTACCTCAACCACCTCGAACAGGCCGACCTGCAACTGACGCGGCGGCCGATGGCGCTGCCCGAGATGCGCATCAACCCGGAGGTGAAGGACATCTTCGGCTTCCGCTACGACGATTTCGAGCTCGTCGGCTACGCGGCGCACCCGCACATCAAGGCGCCGGTGGCGGTGTGACCGCGACATACCGGCCCGACATCGTCCTCGTCGTTGCGCGTGCCGACAACCGGGTGATCGGCAAGGACGGCGCCATGCCGTGGCACCTGTCCGAAGACCTGAGGCGCTTCAAGCGGATCACGGTGGGCAAGCCAGTGATCATGGGGCGCAAGACCTTCGAATCCATCGGGAAACCGCTACCCGGACGCCACAACATCGTGCTGACGCGCCAGCCCGGATGGCGGGCGGAGGGCGTCACCGTGGTGCCGAACCTCGCCGAGGCGATCGCGGCGGCGGGGCTCGATCCGCGCACGCGCGCCGACGCGATCATGGTGGTGGGCGGCGCGGACATCTACGCGCAGGCGCTGCCCTTCGCGACGCGCATCGAGCTCACCGAAATCCATGCGGCGCCGGACGGCGATACTTATTTTCCGCAGCTTGATCCGGCGCGCTGGCGTGAGACCTTCCGCGAAGCGCATCCGGCGGGGAAGACGCACCCCGCCTATGATTTCGTGACGCTGGAGGCGGTCTGATGGCGAAGGCGGCGACGGGACGGAGAACGGCGAAACGCAGGCGCTGGCCGTGGATCGTAGCGGCGCTGGCCGTCCTTGCCGCCGTGCTGTTCTTCGGGCTTGCGCCGGGCATCGCCGAGCGGTCGGTGAACCGCATCGCGGGTTCGGGCGAATGGACCGTGAGCCCCGCCGCGCAGGCGCTCCACGACCGGCTGGTGATCGCCGATCTCCACTCGGACACGCTGCTCTGGAAACGCGATCCCGAAAAACGCGCGGCGCGCGGGCACGTCGATCTGCCGCGGCTCCGCGACGGCAACGTGAAGCTGCAGGTGTTCTCGTCCGTCACCAAGACGCCGAAGAACCAGAACTACGACGCGAACGGCGGCGATACGGACAACATCACCCTGCTCGCCATCGCGCAGCTCCAGCCGCCGCGCACGTGGGATTCGCTGCTCCAGCGCTCGCTGTGGCACGCCGAGCGGATGCGCGCGGCGAAGGGCTACCGGCTGGTGCGCACGGCGCGCGACCTCGACGCGCTGCTCGGCGACAAGGCCGCGACGGGCGCGCTGCTTTCCATCGAGGGACTCCAGAACCTCGAAGGCAGGCTCGGCAACGTCGACGTGCTGTTCGACGCGGGCTACCGCATGGCGGGTCTCACGCACTTCTTCGACAACGAGCTGGCGGGCTCGATGCACGGGCTGGAGAAGGGCGGGCTGACGCCGTTCGGCCGCGACGTCATCCGCCGCATGGAGGCGAAGGGCATGGTCGTCGACCTCGCCCACGCCAGCCACGCGACCGTCGCCGAAGCACTGAAGCTTGTGACGAAGCCGGTCGTCTACAGCCACGGCGGCGTCAAGGCGACGTGCGACACCAACCGCAACCTCACCGACGAGGAGATCCGGGGGATCGCCGCGACGGGCGGCGTCGTCGGCATCGGCTTCTGGGACGCCGCCGTCTGCGCGCCGACACCGCAGGCGACGGCGCGGGCGATGCGGCACGTGCGCGATCTCGTCGGCATCGACCACGTGGCGCTCGGCTCGGACTGGGACGGCGCGACGACCGTGGGCGTCGATGCGGCGCATCTCGCCGCGGTCACGCAGGCGCTTCTCGATCAGGGCTTCACGCAAGGCGAGATCGGGAAGGCGATGGGCGGCAACGTCGTCCGCGTGCTTCGCGCCACCTTGCCGCGCCAGTGAGCTTGCCGTGATGGGCCGGGCGGGATAGCAGGGCGCGCATGGAACGCATCACGGGGGATGCGCCGCTTGCCGAAGCCCTTCGCGGCGGCGTCGCGGCGATCGGCAATTTCGACGGCTTCCACATCGGCCATCAGGCGGTGGTGGGCCGGGCGCTGGCGCGCGCGCGCGCCGAGGGGCTGCCCGCGCTCGCCCTGACGTTCGATCCGCACCCGGCGCGGCTGTTCCGCCCACAGTCGCCGCCGTTCATGCTGACGACCACGGACCAGAAGCTCGATCTCCTGGAGGCGTTCGGCATCGACGCCGCCGTGGTGCTGCGCTTCGACGTCGCCTTCGCGGCGCTGCCCGCCGAGGCGTTCGTCGCCGACGTGCTGATGGCGCGGCTCGGCCTCGTGGGGGTCGTGACGGGCGAGGACTTCACCTTCGGGCGCGGCGCGGGCGGCGACACGGCGAAGCTGCTGGAGCTGGGCGCGCCGCACGGGCTCATCGCGGAAACGGTCGCGCCGGTGCGCGACGAGGGCGCCGCGATCATCTCCTCGACGCGCGTGCGCGCCGCCTTGCAGGCGGGGCACTGCCGGGAGGCCGCGGCGCTGATGGGGCGGCCCTTTGCCATTCGCGGCACGGTGGAGCACGGCGACAAGCGCGGGCGCACCATCGACGTGCCGACGGCGAACGTGGCCATCGGCGGCGAATACGTCCGCCCCGCCTACGGCATCTACGCAGTGCGCTGCCGGCTCGAGGACGGGCGCCTTGTGGACGGCGTCGCGAACCTCGGCATCCGGCCGATGTTCACGCCGCCGAGGGAACTGCTGGAGGTCCACCTGTTCGACTACGCGGGCGACCTCTACGGGCAGGCCATCGAGACGCAGCTCATCGCGCACCTCAGGCCCGAAATGAAACTCGCCAGCCTCGAGGCGCTGAAGGCCCAGATCGCCAAGGATATCGTGGACGCGCGCGCCGCTCTCCAGCAGGGTAAACCCTGATTTTCTTCGTTTGCCGCAT
Coding sequences:
- a CDS encoding dihydrofolate reductase, which produces MTATYRPDIVLVVARADNRVIGKDGAMPWHLSEDLRRFKRITVGKPVIMGRKTFESIGKPLPGRHNIVLTRQPGWRAEGVTVVPNLAEAIAAAGLDPRTRADAIMVVGGADIYAQALPFATRIELTEIHAAPDGDTYFPQLDPARWRETFREAHPAGKTHPAYDFVTLEAV
- a CDS encoding dipeptidase yields the protein MAKAATGRRTAKRRRWPWIVAALAVLAAVLFFGLAPGIAERSVNRIAGSGEWTVSPAAQALHDRLVIADLHSDTLLWKRDPEKRAARGHVDLPRLRDGNVKLQVFSSVTKTPKNQNYDANGGDTDNITLLAIAQLQPPRTWDSLLQRSLWHAERMRAAKGYRLVRTARDLDALLGDKAATGALLSIEGLQNLEGRLGNVDVLFDAGYRMAGLTHFFDNELAGSMHGLEKGGLTPFGRDVIRRMEAKGMVVDLAHASHATVAEALKLVTKPVVYSHGGVKATCDTNRNLTDEEIRGIAATGGVVGIGFWDAAVCAPTPQATARAMRHVRDLVGIDHVALGSDWDGATTVGVDAAHLAAVTQALLDQGFTQGEIGKAMGGNVVRVLRATLPRQ
- a CDS encoding thymidylate synthase, translating into MQQYLDLLARVRRHGTERGDRTGTGTLSVFGHQMRFDLADGFPMLTTKKLHLKSIVHELLWFLSGDTNIRYLKENGVSIWDEWADGEGELGPVYGKQWRRWETPDGRVIDQIGNLVEAIRRNPESRRLIVSAWNVAEVDSMALPPCHCLFQFYVAEGRLSCQLYQRSADVFLGVPFNIASYALLTQMMAQVTGLKPGEFVHSFGDAHLYLNHLEQADLQLTRRPMALPEMRINPEVKDIFGFRYDDFELVGYAAHPHIKAPVAV
- a CDS encoding bifunctional riboflavin kinase/FAD synthetase, with translation MERITGDAPLAEALRGGVAAIGNFDGFHIGHQAVVGRALARARAEGLPALALTFDPHPARLFRPQSPPFMLTTTDQKLDLLEAFGIDAAVVLRFDVAFAALPAEAFVADVLMARLGLVGVVTGEDFTFGRGAGGDTAKLLELGAPHGLIAETVAPVRDEGAAIISSTRVRAALQAGHCREAAALMGRPFAIRGTVEHGDKRGRTIDVPTANVAIGGEYVRPAYGIYAVRCRLEDGRLVDGVANLGIRPMFTPPRELLEVHLFDYAGDLYGQAIETQLIAHLRPEMKLASLEALKAQIAKDIVDARAALQQGKP